The genomic interval GAACCCCGCCGCCCCGATAGCCAACCCCCATCCAGCCATTCCCATGATCGCACGCCAGCCCATCGCCGCGTCCGCTGCTCCCAACGATGCCTTGGTGGTCATCACTGCCATTCCGATCAACGGGATGAGAACCGGTAGCGACAGCACGGCTACCAGCGACCCCCTGCTGTCCGCTCTCGCCACCAACGCCCCGCTGATTGTCACGCAGATCGCCAGCCCGACACTACCGACTGCGAGCCCCGAGAGCAGTAGCGGCCAGTCCTCCACGTGCATCTGGAGCATCAGCACGCCCAAAGGCACCAGAACGGCTTCGGTCACGCCCAGCAAGAGGCAGTGAAAGAGCATCTTACCCGCCAGCACAGCCTGAGGCCGCGCAGCAAGGCGCAGCAGGTCCGCTGTTCCCATCTCCTCCTCGACGACGAGGCCCCGTGCGAGGGCGGTGACCGCCGAGAAGATGAGCGCCACCCAGAAGACCCCTGCCTGTCCTTCGGAGCTCAGCCCCGTGTTGGCGATCGCAAGGCCGAGCGTGACCACCGTAAGCACGGCAAACAGCACTGCGGCATACACTCCGTGCCGCGTGCGCCACTCGACGGCGACGTCCTTTCCGGCCACGGCAAGGGCTTCAGCAACCAAGTTCAAGTCGCCGCTCCCCGTATCGGTATTCCGATCGGTCGTTCGTTGCCACAATCACGATGCCGCGACTCCGGGCATGCTCGAAGATGCCGTCTACGATAGACCGCCCTTCCTCGTCTAAGCCTGCGCCCGGCTCGTCGAGCAGCAGCACAGGGGGCTCGTGCATAGTTGCGAGTGCCAGACGCAAACGTTGCTTCATCCCCGTGGAGTATGCGGATACCCGTTCATCACCCCGCCCCTGTAAACCGATACGCCGGAGGCACTCATGCGGGTCGAACGCCTTCAGCCCGCGCAGGCGTGCGAAGAAGCGAAGGTTCTCGGTGCCGGTGAGAGCTTCATAGAGGGACTGCTCGGGCGAACAGAGGCCGATAAGGTTGCGCTGTTCCCCCTGGCAGCCTTCGACGGCCACTTCACCCTCGGTAGCTGGGATGACTCCGGCGAGGATCTTTAGCAGGGTGCTCTTGCCCGCGCCATTCCGGCCCGCGACCACCAGGCTGTCGCTTACCTCGAGGTCCAGGTCGAGCGCCCGGAACACCCAGCGACGCTCGAACCGCTTCCCGAGCCCGCGGACCCGCAGCGCCACCCCGCTCATCGGCGCGGATTGTACCCGTTGCCCGGAGCCGCCACAGTCGCCGTGCTTCCATGTTGCTGCAGTCTGAAGACAGTCGAAGGGCGGTGGGGTGACCCAGCCGCCCGAGATTTGCGAGCAGTACCGGCGCTTGGTGCCCGAAGGTGTCCGGTTACTTCCGTCGTCGCGCAGCAAGCAGACCGACGAGGCCGATCGCGAGCGCAGCGATGCTACCAGGCTCGGGAACGTTCGCGAAGCCGGGTGTGTCCTGGCCGCCAACCGGATTGAACTGTCCGATCAGCCAGCCACCAGTTCCGTTCGGATAACGGTACACGTGGCCAGGTGCAAAAGAGCCGTCAGGGCCCACTACGATTGGCGAGTAGTACTTCTCGCTTGTCGTCCCAGTCGGGTCTATGAC from Fimbriimonadia bacterium carries:
- a CDS encoding heme exporter protein CcmB yields the protein MNLVAEALAVAGKDVAVEWRTRHGVYAAVLFAVLTVVTLGLAIANTGLSSEGQAGVFWVALIFSAVTALARGLVVEEEMGTADLLRLAARPQAVLAGKMLFHCLLLGVTEAVLVPLGVLMLQMHVEDWPLLLSGLAVGSVGLAICVTISGALVARADSRGSLVAVLSLPVLIPLIGMAVMTTKASLGAADAAMGWRAIMGMAGWGLAIGAAGF
- a CDS encoding ABC transporter ATP-binding protein, giving the protein MSGVALRVRGLGKRFERRWVFRALDLDLEVSDSLVVAGRNGAGKSTLLKILAGVIPATEGEVAVEGCQGEQRNLIGLCSPEQSLYEALTGTENLRFFARLRGLKAFDPHECLRRIGLQGRGDERVSAYSTGMKQRLRLALATMHEPPVLLLDEPGAGLDEEGRSIVDGIFEHARSRGIVIVATNDRSEYRYGERRLELGC